In the genome of Spirochaetota bacterium, the window ATGGCAGTCATAAAAGAAAAAATGATAATTAAAAATGCAACCCGTAAAGGAAGAAAAAAATCATCATACCTTCCCCCTGATTATAAAACACTGCAGGAGGTAATTGATGGCATTGAACGTGACTACATTCTTCATACACTTGAATTAACAAACTGGAATCTTCAGAAAACAAGTCGTGTTCTGGATATTGCACGAAACACATTAAAAGCAAAGATGAAGAAATACAATATTACTATGCAATAGGAAAAATCATAACAGGGCAAATACAATTATACCTGAAATGATTATTAAACCCAAAAGGAGAGCAATATATACAAATAATATATTCTCATTCCCATCTTCTTTTTTCTGTTCTTGCTTATCTGTTTCAATTTTTACGTTTTCTTCTTCTATTATTTTTACAAGAACATTTTTTGCAACTACTGCATAAATAGCATATCCTCCAGTAGAAAGAGGTATCTTTTCTTTTATCCTAGCTCGCACTGGCAAATATTGCCCATCACTTGTTATTGCGTTAAACATACGAGCAATTTTATCAGATACAGGATCTTTTCCACTCAACATCACTGAGATTTTTTCTCCGGGTTTAATATCATTTATGTATTTTCCCTTTACAGGGGAAACAATAACTGATCCGGGGATAACATATTCAACTTGAGATTCCACTTCACGCATTTTTATCTCATCTTGACTCAGCTCCTGTTCCTTCTCTTCTTGTTTTCCTGGTAATTCCATAGGTATGTTTTCTATTTCTAAGGTGAGAGAACTTGTTTTATCTATCTCAATTTGGCATTCTGTATCTTGATTAAAATATTTCCCAATTATTTCTTTAAACAATTCTGACACAACCTGTATGTTTCCAAACTTAGCTGGTTCATATACGTCATACCCTTCAATTGCCTCAGCCAAATGATTAGTGAACTTATATGAATCTTCAGTAGCTCCACCCAAATCACTCACAATATCACCAAATACATTGTAAAACTGTTTCCATGCATCAAAAATACGAATTTTATTATATATATCAGTATATGAGGTAACAAATGCATTAATATTAATAATATAGCTGTATTCAACATTAAGGAATACATAAAATGCTCCTACTTTAGTTGACCTGAACCTCCCTTTTATCACAGCAACATCCTGCAAAATCCCTGCAGCCATCTGGCGAGCTTTTTCCAGATTGCCATTCGTGTATTTTAAGGCTTTGTTTATAAGCTGGGTTTGATCGCTAAATGAATCATACTGTGTAGTATCTGGCATTTATAGTTCAACCTCTTGTTCAGCTAGACTTTTTTCAATGATTTCATATTTCTTTTGAGGTGTTAATGTAATGATACGTTTAATACATTGAATAACCTGCTCTTTATACTGATAAGGAACCTCTAATATGAAATATCCATTTTCAAGATTATTAATAACAGTTACTTTATTTTCAGGAATTTTAAGCCCTAGTGAGGGTCCATAAAATTTTATAATATATTCAGGTGAAATGTACTTAATAAATAACCGTGAAACTCCCATCTTAATTCTACGCACAGGTTGAAATTGTTGATATTTTGATTTTATTAATTCATCAAACGAGGAAGGATTTTTGGCAATAATGATAACAATGAGGTCTTGAGGCAATTCAAGAACAAGAAAATAACTATATAGATTCTTATATGAAGCTAATAGCCCAAATAACGAATCATCCTCGCTTTCTTTCTTTTTAATAATCTGCTTCATAGCTTATTAGGAACATCTATTGATTAAAAAAATACATCATCATTGCATTTAATTCAATTATATTTGAAGTTGCATATTAATCAAGTATTTTACTAAATTGAATAAAATACACTATCTGTGTTTATCTTTCTTACAGCACGTATTGTAAATAAATTCATGAGCAAACCAAACGCTTCACTTTCAGGTATATGAAGAAATAATGCAATATCACTAGCTGTTGCCTGCTTGTTTATCACACAATATTCAATAATATCTTTTTCTATTTCAGAAATAGCCCCTAATGCATGGCAGCCATTTTTACATAATCTATCGGTTACTATAATATACCGCCTTTTCTGTTGCACCATTCCAATTACTTGATGAATAATATATTCAACATTGTCGGTTATATTGACTAATTTACAATAAAATGGGGTATCGTGTGTATGCGATAGCTCTATTAATGGAACTATACATTCATCAACAAAGGAAGCATCAACTGATCGTATCCCATTAAAATCAAGGATGACAACCTCATGTTCCCCTAGATGTGTGAGCTTTTGGCAAATTTTCTGCAACAACAGCCTACCAACATACCGTGTAAAAAGATCAGTACTTTTTCGTGTTACTGTTACAGATGCTGCCAATTTTTTAATTTCAATAACCATTCTTTCATCCAATAAGTGTGATGGAAATCTGCGTCCCTGGGAAAGTTGGGCAATCATCTTTAAGGAAGACATAACTCCCCTTTGCAGAACGCCTGTGATGCAACACGCTTATATATGCATTTTCTGAACGTAAAAAAATAGAACCCTTAAGCTGTTCCATAATGGCATTAACCTGACACAGTCCATATCCATACCTGCGTTTGCTAGAAAGTGGAGTAGTCAGCACAGATTCCAGAAGCCTTGCATGTGGCATTGCTTTAATATCGGGCATATATTCAAATGTGGCAGGGATTCCAATACCTGAATCAGCAATAGCTATTCTGAATATGCGTTCATTCAAATAAGTGTAACTCTGTATGGCAATGAATCCTGAGTCAAGGCTGTGTTCAAAAATATTCTGGCATAGTTCTGAAATAACAGTAACAAGATAGTCGACCATAGTCAATGTAAACCAATGTTTTAAAATTATAAGAGCCCGTTTCCTGAATGCAGCAATTACTTTCCCAATAACCCTGACACTTTCTTTTTCTTTTCCAGGGATCTCAACAACTTCAAGCAGCCGTGAAGAAGCTAAACTTCTCTTCAGTTGCTTTTGTTTTTCAAGAGTTTCATTGCAATCAAATATTTTATGCGAAAAGAAATCCATTCGTACAGCATACTGCAATATTTGTGCTGGTATACGATACAACGTCAATCGGTTGCCTGTCAGTCGCAAGTAATTTCGTCCAAGAAGAAGTAAGCATATCAATGAATAGGGATCAATAAATGTTACTTGCGATAGGTCTAGTCCTTTAACATTCTTCCCTACAATATGCTGATACAGGGCAATGACTCCTTCAAAGCTGAATGGGTCTTTGCATTGATCTGGGATTTGTATTATGCTCACTGAAAATCCTTATGATATTATTTAATAAAATGAGGACATATATGTTCCTTATTTATTATAATCGACATTTTATTATTAATTTTTCAACCCTTATCCAGATATTAAAAAGCCCAATAGATACTTACAAAGAAGGTTTGTGACAATAAAAGTGTGCCTCTAATGCATTTGCCGGTAATACATAATTCCTACAGTTCAGAATAAAATGATTCTTGCAATGCTATCATAAAATATTATACTATGTACATTTACTATTAAATTAGTATGTATTACTTACCTTGCAATATGCTGCAACAAATTTCAATTACAAATATTTTCATAGTATATTGACAAAATACTGTTATTGCCCTAATTAAAGAGAGTGGTATGCTAACTGAAAACGAAATTGAAAACCTGATAACAAAACTACGTAATAAATACGATGAATATGCGTCTAAATATAGCCCACACTGGTTCAATAAAGATGCTTTTGAAGAACGTTTACAAACTGCTTTGAGGAATAAATTCAATCTTGAAGCCTTTATTGTAGCAGAAATTGCTCATTTTGAAACATTACGAAAACGGTATGATGAGAAAAAAAGGGAAACCTCTTTCAGCAAAAAGGTAGATGCTCTCATACAAGAATTAACTGCAAAAATAAAAAAATACCCAAAGATTGAATTCCATCCCAAAGCTCATTTTGAGATAATGCACATGTATGGAGCATGTAATGAGTTACTTGAATATTATTTCCCCGTTCTTTGGATCATACTGGATGATCGTACCGCACTATGGGAATTTGAGCAGCAATTACAGTATTTATGTGCACACTCCTCAAACCGTTTTTCGCGGCGAATAGAAGATCACATTACACTATTACAGCGACCTCATATTACATACATAGAAATAGAGAAAGACAAAAATGAATACCTGAAAGAGTGTGCATTTGTATTACATAAAATACTGCAATGGCTTGATACTATAACCCCCACCGTAAGTAATAATCAGTGCATATCATTTGCAAAGCTGTATGTTCATGAAGAAAAACGCAAAAGAATAATCGCACTCTTTCATAATGATACACCACAATCTGCTGTAAAAAAGATCCACAGCCATATTTTGGGCATTATAGAAGATTTCAGGCTACAGGCTTTCAGGAAAGATTAAACTTTTTTTATACATATCAGTGTAACATCATCTTCCAGTGGTGCATATCCAGTAAATTCATACATGCTGCCGCATAAAGAGTGTAAGATCTCCACAGGATTTTCCTGTGCATATAAAAGAATTTGTTCTTTCAGCTTATCATTCCCATACAATGTACGTGTTTCCATATTTATTGATTCGGTTAAGCCATCAGTATACAGCAACAACATATCATCCTTATCTAATGTTATACTGCAATCACCGTATACCATATCATCAAATACGCCAATCAATCCACCTGTATTGGGAAGTTCTTCAATACTATGCGTTTTCTTTCTATATAAGTATAACGGTGGATGTCCACCTGATGCAAAAACTATATGCCCATCAGGCAACAATCTGCAAATTAATGCTGTTGCAAAATAATATAAACCTTTGCCGTCTCTCACCATTTGCCGGTTAACTTTTTGTAATATTTCCCCCGGAGATTTTTCATAACGGCTAAATGTACGTATAAGTGTTCTGATAGCATTACCAATGTACGATGAGGCTACCCCATGCCCTGATACATCACACAGAATAATTTGAAGCACCCCATCATCAATCGTAAATCCATCAAAAAAATCACCCGATATGTCTTCCGCTGGCAAGAACGTTGATGCAATTTCATATCCCTTCACATTCTTGAATTTAGGCAATTGTGCAACCTGTATCTGCCTTACTTTTGATATTTCATCAATATACATTTTATTCTGCTTACGCACATATTGGTGTATCTCAGTTCGGCTGATAACTATTTTTAATATCTCTGCCAGCAATCCAATGATGTTTTTTTCATCACTGCTAAAAGGCTCATTTCGTATTAAAAAAACAAAGCCATATTGTTGCAACGATACGCGTACACCATATATTTTGCTATGCGGACGTGAAAAATACATTACAGAATTTTGAGCTTGCACATATATTAATTTATTGAGTTGCGGCATAAACGCTTGTAACAACTCATGGGGTATTAATCGTATCAAAGAAAAAGTACCTGTTTTCACCGGGCTTGCAACAACCATCCCATCTATGGGGACTATATTTTTTACGTGCATGAGCATCGCTACCAGTGAATCGATATCATCAAGTTTAAGACATTGCCTGATATATTCATTGAGCTGGATTAACCGTTGTTTAATATGTTTCTGGTGTTCTACTGACCGTTCCAGTTTTCGTTTCATTTCTATCAGTACGGCGCAACGGCGCAACTTTGAAAAAAGGATAAATTTGTTAAACGGCTTAATAATGTAGTCCATCACGCCAATACTGTATGCCCTTACAAGAGTTTGCTCATCATCAGTTGATGTCAAAATATACAGTATAATATCGTCGTATTGTCTCTGGCTTCGTATCCATTTACACACATCAAGGCCATAAGCATCCGGCAACTGAAGATCAATTATTGCTATATCAGGATTAAATTCTTCTATTATTTGTTGGAATTGACTAAACGAAGTTGTACACTTAACGTGATAGCCTGCCAGCATTGCGACAAGCATTTTGCCTATAAACATGTCATCATCTAAAACAAGAATTTTTATTTGTTCAACTTCCATATCACCTTCATATTCCCAAACACTCTTTTATAGACCAGCAGCACAATTTTTTCAAGTGCATTTTTTAAAATCAATGCAACAAAAACATTTCTTTTTAGCTGTGCATTATTTATATGAACTATCTGACAAACACTTAAAAACTTTTATTGAAATTATTTACCCTTTGATGTACATATACCTACATACAATTGTGCAATTTTTATTATAAAAAACATTCACCATAAAGTAGTGAATATTTTTTTCTGGAGGTACAAACATGCTTATTGTGTATAGTATTATAATTATTGTGGTACTAATTATTATAAAGAGAATGGTAAAGATTGTTCCTGACGATTCCATCTGCATTATTGAAAAAAATTTACGGTACCATACAACCTTAAAGCCAGGAATTCATATTATAAGTCCTTTTGTTTCGGCGCGAATTGTACCTGTTGAAAAAAGGGAAAGCGTACCGGTAACACAAGAAATTTTTTTTGGCGATAGCTCCGGTCAACAACTTACTGTAAAAGCAACATTTTTATTATGGGATCCATATACTCCATTTTTTACTTTTGAAAAATTAGACGAAGAGATGAGCACCAAAGCAATACAGGAACTATCAAAAATTGCCGCAGGGTATACAAAATCAGAATTTGAGAAAAATTTAGATATAATTAAGAAAAAATGCCTTGAATTATTAAACCAGTTTGGAGAAGAGTACGGTATTGAATTTGTAGACTTAGATATTTCAGTATGATTACCGTTCAGAAATTAGCTAAACGATTTGGTAACACACTCCTTTTTGAAGATGTTACTTTTACCATAGGCCACAAGGAAAAGGTAGGTCTTGTTGGTCGCAATGGTCTGGGTAAGACTACATTGCTTAAAATCATTGCAGGTATCGAACAGCCCGATGAAGGCAGTATAACCATTCCACGCCACTACACCATTGGATACATGTCACAGCAACTTCATTTCACCAAAGACATCGTACGCGATGAAGCATTATCATTATTGCCCGAATCAGAACAGCATGAATACTGGCGAGCTGAAAAAATACTTTCAGGATTGGGATTTGACAATACCGACATGCTGAAAAAAGTATCCCAGCTTTCTGGGGGATATCAGGTTAGACTGCAACTGGCAAAAACATTAATACTTAATCCTGACATGCTTCTTTTAGATGAACCAACTAACTACCTTGATATCACCTCAATCCGCTGGTTAGCTCGCTTTTTACAAAACTGGAGGGGAGAACTTTTATTTATCACACATGACAGAGCTTTCATGGACTCCATTGTTACTCACACTCTGGGTATTCATCGCAACAGGATAAAAAAAATCAAAGGTAATACCCAACAGTTTTATGAGCAGATTGCACTAGAAGAAGAAATCTATGAAAAAACCCGCATCAATGATGAACGCAGGCAAAAAGAAATAGAAGAGTTTATTTCCAGGTTCAGAGCAAAAGCCCGGCTGGCAAATCTAGTGCAATCGCGGATAAAGACAATTGAAAAGATGCAAAAGAAAGAAAAGCTGGTGCAGTTAAAAAATCTAGATTTTGAATTTAGGTATAAGCCTATATCATCAAAATATGTTGTGCAGGTGGATTCAATTTCTTTTGGGTATGGCGAAAAACTTCTTATTCAAAATCTGTCTTTTTCAGTTGCTGCGGACGATAGAATCTGCATAATAGGTCCCAATGGCAAAGGCAAGACTACATTGTGTAAACTCCTTGCTGGCACCTTGCAGCCACACTCAGGTTCAATCACAAAAGCACTGGGTGTAGAGATAGGATATTTTGAACAAACAAATATCGCAACATTAAATCCCAATGCTACAATTGAAGATGAGATTGCCTCCAGTGACCCTGATAACAACAAACAGAGAGCTCGCACTATCTGTGGATCATTACTTTTTGAAGGAGATGATGCATTAAAACCTGTTGCAGTCCTTTCAGGAGGTGAAAAGAGCCGCGTACTTTTGGGCAAAATTCTGGTTAGACCAATAAATCTTCTCATTCTGGATGAGCCAACAAACCATCTTGATATGGAAGCATGTGATGCTCTCCTAGAAGCACTGGACAGCTTTGAAGGCGCTGTAATACTGGTTACTCACAATGAACTTTTACTGAGAGCTATCGCACAGCGATTAATTATTTTCCAAAATAACACCGTAACCTTTTTTGAAGGCGACTATGAACGCTTTTTAGAAAAAGTTGGTTGGGCCAATGAGTTAGACATGCAAAAATCTGATGATTCCAATCAGCTTGAAAACAAACGCAATAAAAAAGAATTACGGAAATTGCGTTCAAAACTGCTGCAAGAAAAATTAAGTGAGTGCAAGCCCCTTCAGGACCAAATAGCTGAGATTGAAAAATCAATTACACACTACGATACTCTATTGAAGCAATATAATGCAGATATTATCATTGCTTCACAATCACAACAAAGCAGTGAAATTCAGCGTTTATCAATTGAAATACGCAAAGTGGAAAAAACTCTGAATACCCTTTACGATGAGCTTGAAGAGCTTATTGAACAATACGAAGAGAAAAGCAGACACTATGAACGGTTGCTTCAAGAGTATGCCTAATACAACTGCCATGTATTAGATTGCCACATCATTGCTTTTTATTTTTTCAAACTCTTAACCGCATTTTCCAATACTGTTCGTAATTCATCTGGAGTAAATGGTTTGGGAATATAGTCAAAAGCCCCTGCCTTGAGCGCTTGCCGTGCTGTTTCTACAGTAGCAAAACCAGTAAATATTATCACTATTACTTCCGGATGTCGTTTTTTTATTTCCTCTAATAGTTGCATGCCATCCATTCCTGGCATCATTAAATCAGTAAGCACAATATCAAATTTTTTCTTTTCAAGATGTTCCAAAGCAGTTTGTCCTGAATAAGCTGTTTCAACCTCATAATCAAGCTTTTGCAATACTCTAAGACAGCTTTTAAGCACAATATCTTCATCATCTACTATCAATATTTTAGCTAGTACATCCTTCATGGCCTACACCTATCACGCTTTTTGAAATACTGGGTATTCTTCTTTATTTTTTGCAAGAGGAAAAGTAATGGTAAAAACTGTTCCCTTACCTACTTCACTTTGCACATCGATGTTACCATGATACCGTTTAATTATGCCGTAGGTTACTGCCAGCCCCAAACCAGTACCTTTCCCCTGCTCCTTTGTGGTAAAAAATGGATCAAATATTTTATCCAGATGTTCCTCTTTAATACCTATACCTGTATCTGAAACAATAATAGTTATACTGTCATTATGAAAATTATACCTAGTTTTTACTGTTAGTGTACCCCCCTGCGGCATGGCATCTGCTGCATTCATAGCAAGGTTGTTTATAACCGATTTGAATTGATTTTCATCGATATACATATCGGGAACATCGGGATCCAGTTCTTTATTGATGACAATGTTATGGAAGTTAACATGCTTTTCAAGTATAACCAGCACTTCATTTATCAGAGTATTAATATTTCTGCGCTTTATATCCGGTTTAGTTGAACGTGCAAAATCAAGAATATTACGCACGATATCCCTGCACCGGAGGGTTTCCTTTATGATAACTCGCAAATCCTCCTCAAAATCTGTATCTTTAAGATCTTCCAAAAGTAGCGAACTATAGGTAAGAATAGCTGTAAGAGGATTGTTTATTTCATGAGCTATCCCCGATGCCAGCCTCCCAAGCGAAGCTAACTTCTCAGACTGCAATATCTGGTTCTGTGTCTGTTCTTTCAGCTTTCGGTCTCTTTCTTTTATTGCATCTATCATCTGATTAAATGTATAACACAAATAACCAATCTCATCCTCGCTTTCTATTTCAATATGTGTATCATAGTTGCCATTGATTACTGATTCTGAAGCATTTACCAGTGTTCGTACAGGTTTTATTATAATATTCAAAAGATACAATGAAATCCCCACCGCAACAATTGCTATTAAAATAGTAATTGCAGCAAAGTTAACTGTTGAACTGGCTTTGATCTCATCAAATTTTTTTTCCAAGATTCCCACATATAGAATGCCAATTGGTTTATTATATACATTTAACAATGGCTTATATGCAGAGATATACCAGTTGCTTACAACAAAGGCTTTATCCCACCACAGCTTGCCCTGTAATATCACCTTATTGTATACTTCCTCAGAAAGCAAAGTGCCAATCGCCCGACTCCCATCAGGTCTTTTTACATTGGTACATATTCTCACATCGTCCAGAAATATCGTTGAGGTACCAACATCTAAGCCATTAATCTTTTCATCTTTAAAAACTAGATCTTTTATCTGGTCAACAATACCATTATAATTATTTAAAATACGTACACCATAAATAATTCCAATGAAATTATTTTTGTAAAATATTGGTATAGTGACCCGTATAGCAAGAGCATCAACAACTTTTGTTCGTTCAACTTTCCGTGATTTTGGCGTAGGTACTATTTCAATAATTACTTTTTTTGCAATATCTTCACCTTCTCTTTCAAGATGTGCATGAGAAACAATATCAGTACCTTCACAGGGGATTTTATTTTTCATTACATATGAAATATGATTATCATCCGAGACATCATCGCCATATAAATTATTATTAGCACGTGCAATTACCCTGCCCTTAGCATCAGTTATGTTGACAATATCAATACCCAATTCTCTCTGTACCTCTCTGCATTTATTGATTAATACCTGCCTGTTATTATTAATAATTGCTAATTGAATATATTCCAGCAGAGCAATATGCTTGAGCATTTTGCTTTTCAGCGCTATTCTGCTATTATAAATAAAGTCAGCTGTGTCTAAATCCTTTAATACAATATCAAACGCCTGACCAACAACATGCTTTTCAATTGTCCATATACCTACAAATGTTGATGCTATCCCCGACAAAAGAACAATGGAAAGTATACTTATAAATAATTTGAATCTAATCTGTGTAGCAAATCGTTTTCTCATGATTTTAATGAAACGCGCATTTAATATTGCTTAATATAATAAATTATGTTGCATATATTTTGCAATCTTTTTACTAAAATTATACTATAACCAAAATTAAATTATTACCTCCATCACATCCTCTAGTATAGAGATTATACGATGTACACTATTAATAGAAAAAGAACCGGAATATCAGAACCTGACATTCCGGCTTTGCGATTGTAAACAGGTTGTTGTGATACTATATGCACATCACTGTAAACTCATACATACTTTTTAATTTTTTCAATCAACTCATCTATTCGTACAGGTTTTGTCAAAAAATCATTAATTCCTGGGAGGAATGATTGTTCCTCATTCAGCGAAAAACGTGAATTGGTCACTTGATTAATTGCAGTCAACATTATAATTGGCACATTTTTCACATCCTTATATTTTGAATCCTCTCTGTTGCTGCGTATCTGGTAGGATATTTCAAATCCCGCTGTGTCAGTCTCCATCATAACGTCAAGAATCATAAGGTCAGGACGATATGACAGTAGCTTTTTCAAACCTTCAGCACCGCTATATGCCACTTCCACTTCATATCCATTCATACTCAAAGCCTGTTTTAAGCTTTCTACAAGGTCTTTATCGTCATCAACTAATAATATTTTTTTAGCCATTTTAGTATACCCCACCTGCCAAATTTTAATCATAGAGTAACTGATATATTACATTTCTTTCTTCCCATGCCTTTGTTCTCTGATAGATATCTATTGGGAATTCAATCTGCTTCAATTCAATAGGAGAAGCCTTTTTATCAACAAGGCCTAATGCTAACGCAACACCATAGATAATTGCTTCCGGCCTTGGAGGACACCCGGGTATAAAATAGTTAACTGGAATTGCCTTATCAGCACCACCAGTAACATTGTAGGTATCAAACCAGCACCCACCACCAGTTGCACATGAACCAATACCAAATACAAGTTTAGGTGATGGCATAGCATCATACGCTTTTTTTACCAGCGGGAAGGTAGGCCTGGTAACAGCACCAGAAATAAGCATCACATCAGCATGCCGGGGGGATGCAACAAGTTTAATACCAAACCGTTCCACATCGTAATACGGAGTCAATACATTCAATATTTCAATATCACACCCATTACATGCACCAGAATTGCAGTGGTATACCCATAATGATTTTGGAAATGCCTTCTTTGCTAATTTTCCCAACATGGCTATTCTCCTAATTTTTCAGGCCTTTTATAAGACTTGGTTTTTTCATATAGTTGTTTATCAAATGTCTGAGAAGAAACAGGAATAACTGCCCGCATTTCTAAATTGTCATAACGATATCCCAAATACGACAACTTATCAATTGCATTTTTGACTTCATGGTCAAAGCACCTGCCGCACCGCTGGCAAGTTAACATGAAAAGCTCTATTGTTTCATTAATATCCCGCTTATCATCCGTTGCCAGCTCATACTGTGGAGTCATTGTTATAGCTTTTTCGGGGCACAGGTCAGCACAGCGGCCACAGTAGGTGCATCGTGAACCATCATACATCATCACGCGGAGCTCATTGCATAAATCCCGCACCAGTATTGTACGAGCGGGACAGTGATTGGCACACCCGCCACATCCTATACATTTATGATGATCCCAATAGGGCTGCCCCCTGAAGTTCTCAGGCACAGGCCTTGGTACAAAGGGGTAGGGCATGGTAACAGTTCCAGGCTTTGTAACCACAAATAGCTGTTTTATTTTACTTATAAGCCACACGATCGTTCTCCTTGCTTTTTTAAATTTAAATTCCGTATACGCTCAGTGCAATAGTACACAGTGATATGAAAATCAACACTGCATAATATTTCACTGCCTGGTCAATTCGTAACCGTGGGTTAGTAGATCCCACTAATGCAATGAGTACAAAGATAAGTGCAACAGCCACCAGCTGTAATATAAGATCAGCTATAAATATCCCTGTATAGATAAACGGCATGAATACTGTCACAAAAAGCATTGCATAAAACATCTGTTTCAACATCATTGAATATTTAAACAGTGCATAATTAGGTCCACTGTATTCAATAAAAGGTCCTTCTAATATTTCAACTTCTGCTTCAGAGATATCAAATGGCTGTCGAGCAACAAACGCCTGCAATGCCATGAGATACACAATCAGCATAAGCACCACTGACCATGAATACCCTGTAGAAAGAATACTGAACATGCTCACATC includes:
- a CDS encoding STAS-like domain-containing protein, with the protein product MSSLKMIAQLSQGRRFPSHLLDERMVIEIKKLAASVTVTRKSTDLFTRYVGRLLLQKICQKLTHLGEHEVVILDFNGIRSVDASFVDECIVPLIELSHTHDTPFYCKLVNITDNVEYIIHQVIGMVQQKRRYIIVTDRLCKNGCHALGAISEIEKDIIEYCVINKQATASDIALFLHIPESEAFGLLMNLFTIRAVRKINTDSVFYSI
- a CDS encoding response regulator; translation: MKDVLAKILIVDDEDIVLKSCLRVLQKLDYEVETAYSGQTALEHLEKKKFDIVLTDLMMPGMDGMQLLEEIKKRHPEVIVIIFTGFATVETARQALKAGAFDYIPKPFTPDELRTVLENAVKSLKK
- a CDS encoding SPFH domain-containing protein → MLIVYSIIIIVVLIIIKRMVKIVPDDSICIIEKNLRYHTTLKPGIHIISPFVSARIVPVEKRESVPVTQEIFFGDSSGQQLTVKATFLLWDPYTPFFTFEKLDEEMSTKAIQELSKIAAGYTKSEFEKNLDIIKKKCLELLNQFGEEYGIEFVDLDISV
- a CDS encoding cache domain-containing protein, yielding MRKRFATQIRFKLFISILSIVLLSGIASTFVGIWTIEKHVVGQAFDIVLKDLDTADFIYNSRIALKSKMLKHIALLEYIQLAIINNNRQVLINKCREVQRELGIDIVNITDAKGRVIARANNNLYGDDVSDDNHISYVMKNKIPCEGTDIVSHAHLEREGEDIAKKVIIEIVPTPKSRKVERTKVVDALAIRVTIPIFYKNNFIGIIYGVRILNNYNGIVDQIKDLVFKDEKINGLDVGTSTIFLDDVRICTNVKRPDGSRAIGTLLSEEVYNKVILQGKLWWDKAFVVSNWYISAYKPLLNVYNKPIGILYVGILEKKFDEIKASSTVNFAAITILIAIVAVGISLYLLNIIIKPVRTLVNASESVINGNYDTHIEIESEDEIGYLCYTFNQMIDAIKERDRKLKEQTQNQILQSEKLASLGRLASGIAHEINNPLTAILTYSSLLLEDLKDTDFEEDLRVIIKETLRCRDIVRNILDFARSTKPDIKRRNINTLINEVLVILEKHVNFHNIVINKELDPDVPDMYIDENQFKSVINNLAMNAADAMPQGGTLTVKTRYNFHNDSITIIVSDTGIGIKEEHLDKIFDPFFTTKEQGKGTGLGLAVTYGIIKRYHGNIDVQSEVGKGTVFTITFPLAKNKEEYPVFQKA
- a CDS encoding ATP-binding cassette domain-containing protein, translating into MITVQKLAKRFGNTLLFEDVTFTIGHKEKVGLVGRNGLGKTTLLKIIAGIEQPDEGSITIPRHYTIGYMSQQLHFTKDIVRDEALSLLPESEQHEYWRAEKILSGLGFDNTDMLKKVSQLSGGYQVRLQLAKTLILNPDMLLLDEPTNYLDITSIRWLARFLQNWRGELLFITHDRAFMDSIVTHTLGIHRNRIKKIKGNTQQFYEQIALEEEIYEKTRINDERRQKEIEEFISRFRAKARLANLVQSRIKTIEKMQKKEKLVQLKNLDFEFRYKPISSKYVVQVDSISFGYGEKLLIQNLSFSVAADDRICIIGPNGKGKTTLCKLLAGTLQPHSGSITKALGVEIGYFEQTNIATLNPNATIEDEIASSDPDNNKQRARTICGSLLFEGDDALKPVAVLSGGEKSRVLLGKILVRPINLLILDEPTNHLDMEACDALLEALDSFEGAVILVTHNELLLRAIAQRLIIFQNNTVTFFEGDYERFLEKVGWANELDMQKSDDSNQLENKRNKKELRKLRSKLLQEKLSECKPLQDQIAEIEKSITHYDTLLKQYNADIIIASQSQQSSEIQRLSIEIRKVEKTLNTLYDELEELIEQYEEKSRHYERLLQEYA
- a CDS encoding ATP-binding protein, whose amino-acid sequence is MSIIQIPDQCKDPFSFEGVIALYQHIVGKNVKGLDLSQVTFIDPYSLICLLLLGRNYLRLTGNRLTLYRIPAQILQYAVRMDFFSHKIFDCNETLEKQKQLKRSLASSRLLEVVEIPGKEKESVRVIGKVIAAFRKRALIILKHWFTLTMVDYLVTVISELCQNIFEHSLDSGFIAIQSYTYLNERIFRIAIADSGIGIPATFEYMPDIKAMPHARLLESVLTTPLSSKRRYGYGLCQVNAIMEQLKGSIFLRSENAYISVLHHRRSAKGSYVFLKDDCPTFPGTQISITLIG
- a CDS encoding SpoIIE family protein phosphatase, with protein sequence MEVEQIKILVLDDDMFIGKMLVAMLAGYHVKCTTSFSQFQQIIEEFNPDIAIIDLQLPDAYGLDVCKWIRSQRQYDDIILYILTSTDDEQTLVRAYSIGVMDYIIKPFNKFILFSKLRRCAVLIEMKRKLERSVEHQKHIKQRLIQLNEYIRQCLKLDDIDSLVAMLMHVKNIVPIDGMVVASPVKTGTFSLIRLIPHELLQAFMPQLNKLIYVQAQNSVMYFSRPHSKIYGVRVSLQQYGFVFLIRNEPFSSDEKNIIGLLAEILKIVISRTEIHQYVRKQNKMYIDEISKVRQIQVAQLPKFKNVKGYEIASTFLPAEDISGDFFDGFTIDDGVLQIILCDVSGHGVASSYIGNAIRTLIRTFSRYEKSPGEILQKVNRQMVRDGKGLYYFATALICRLLPDGHIVFASGGHPPLYLYRKKTHSIEELPNTGGLIGVFDDMVYGDCSITLDKDDMLLLYTDGLTESINMETRTLYGNDKLKEQILLYAQENPVEILHSLCGSMYEFTGYAPLEDDVTLICIKKV